ACTTCCGGCGAGTACCCGCTCGACCGATCCAGTGTTTCCTCTTCTGCAACCTTTTTTGCCAAAATCTAACTCCTTATACTACAACAACCACACGTCACCAGGTCATCGGCTCCGCGCAGGCAATTAATCTTATATCTATTCTGAAGTGTTCGATAAAAATTTGCAGCCTCTCGTCAGGCCGAAACTCGGTCACTGTGGTCTGCTAGGGAAGAATGACAAGCGAACCCCTGCCCATCCCATTACCGACCCATTGTACCTTCGGCCGTAAAATTCCGCAAGCCGCCGCACCTATACCACAAGCTTGATGTCATATCCAAAAGTCAGTATAGTAGTGTCGGCCAACCCCATCGGGGGATGTTTGTTCTGAGGAGTTCGTATGTTGCTGCGCATCATCCGCAAGGTCGGGCTCATCGTGATCGTCGCGACCGCCCTGATCGCTTCCAGTACCGGGCTGGCCGAAGCGGCAGTCACCAGCACCACCGCGCTCGCCGCGAACGATGGCTCCCATAGCGCCTCGGGCACCATCGGTCTCGGGCTCATCGCGATAGGCCTCCCGCTCATGTTCGTCATGCTTGCGCGGAGCAGAAGGGCCAGGCGCCGCAACCGCCGTCGCTAACCCGCACCCCGCTAGGACAGGCGCCCGCCCTGTCCTAGCGGGGGCCCGTCATGTCTACCGCCTATGCCTCAGAATCAATGATCGCCTTGAGTTCATCCAGCAATTTCGCTCGCAACCCATCATCACCCTTCTGCTCGGCGTATTGCAGCTCCAAATTAAGCCTATCCTTGATCTCCTGGTTCGATCCCAAAAACACACTCCGGGCAAATTCAAATGCCGCCTGTTGCAATTTTCCCTCTTCCAAGCCCGAAAACTCTTCCTCGCCAATCAACATCAATTGGTTCACATAGCTCGCCGCCTCCCCAGCCGCACCCGCAATTTCGCTCGCCGCCGCCTCTGGATGCGCCCGCAACAATGTGTAAACCATGGCCCGCTCCGGCGACGAGAAGCTCTCGGGCGACAGCTCCCCCAAGCTCGCCCGCGCCGACGGCGCCAACAAATTCACGGCCAAAAACAACTCCTCGCGCTGCACCCGCACGCTCGTCTTGCCGCTGGCCTGCACCACCGCCCGCCGCACCACATCGCCGCTGCGATCACGCTCCGCCACCGCGCCCGCCGTCCCGGCCACCTCAGTCCCCTTCTCGATCTTCGCCCGCACCGCCTCCTCGCTCGTGCCCGTCTTTTCGGCCAGCAACTTCACATAATGATCCTGCTCCACCGGATCCCCCAGCCGCCGCAGGCTCCCCGCCAGCCGGTCTGTGTATCCGCGCTTGCCCACGGCCGAGTTCAGGTCAAAATCGTGCTCAAACCGCTCAAACAAATAATCCACAATGTATTTGGCCTCGCCAATCGCCCGCCGCCACGCCTCCACATCGCGCGCCACCAGCTCATCCGCGTCCTTCACGCCCTCCGGCAACACCACCATCCGCAGCGTCAGCCCCAATTTTTGCCCCAACTCAATCGCCCGCTCCGTCGCCGCCAGCCCCGCCCGGTCGGCGTCAAACGCCAGCTTTATATTCTTTGTAAGCTTACTCAGCGTCCGCAGTTGCTCCAGCGTCAGCGCCGTGCCGCTCGCCGCCACCACCTGCTTCACGCCCGCTTGGTGACTCGCCACCACGTCCATATTGCCCTCCACGAGTACCACTTCATCGCCGCTCCGAATCGCCTCCCGCGCCAATGCCAAGCCATAAATCGCCTGCGATTTGTCATATAGCGGCGTCTGAGGCGTATTCAAATACTTCGGCACCCCGTCATCCAGCACCCGCGCGGTAAACCCAACCGTCCGGCCCTCGCGGTCGGTAATCGGAAACATTACCCGGCCCCGAAACAGATCATAAATCGTCACCCGCCCGTCCTTTTGCCCAGCCAGGCCGCCCTGCACCAGCTCCTGCTGCGAATACCCCTGCTTGGTCAAAAAATCACTCAGCGCATTCCACGAATCCGGTGCATACCCAATCGCAAAGTCCCGGATCGTCTCGCGCGTGAGCCGCCGCTGCTTCACCACATAATCCAGCGCCTTCGGATTGCGCACCAGCGTCGCCTGGTAATACTTCACCGCCAATGCGTGCGCATCGAGCAATCGCTCCCGCAATTTCTTCGCCGTGCCGTCGTCATTCCCGCGCGCTTTGAGCTCCACCCCCGCCTTGCGCGCCAACATCTCCAGCGCCTCCCGAAAGTTCACGCCCTCCATCTTCATCACAAAATTAAAAATATCCCCGCCCTCGCCACAGCCAAAGCAGTGATAAATCCCCTTCTCCGGGCTCACCATAAAGCTCGCCGACTTCTCCTGGTGAAACGGGCACGGCGCCTTCAAATTCCGCCCCGCCTGCTTGAGCGGCAAGTACCCCCCGACCACCTCCGTGATCTCGAGGCGACTCTTTACCTCCGCAACCTCGTCCATATGTCTAATTATACGCTAAATCTGGAAATGCGAACAAAAAGCGAATAAGTTCGTGAGCTGGTTCCGGGCCGGCCCGCA
This portion of the Candidatus Saccharimonadia bacterium genome encodes:
- the dnaG gene encoding DNA primase, which encodes MDEVAEVKSRLEITEVVGGYLPLKQAGRNLKAPCPFHQEKSASFMVSPEKGIYHCFGCGEGGDIFNFVMKMEGVNFREALEMLARKAGVELKARGNDDGTAKKLRERLLDAHALAVKYYQATLVRNPKALDYVVKQRRLTRETIRDFAIGYAPDSWNALSDFLTKQGYSQQELVQGGLAGQKDGRVTIYDLFRGRVMFPITDREGRTVGFTARVLDDGVPKYLNTPQTPLYDKSQAIYGLALAREAIRSGDEVVLVEGNMDVVASHQAGVKQVVAASGTALTLEQLRTLSKLTKNIKLAFDADRAGLAATERAIELGQKLGLTLRMVVLPEGVKDADELVARDVEAWRRAIGEAKYIVDYLFERFEHDFDLNSAVGKRGYTDRLAGSLRRLGDPVEQDHYVKLLAEKTGTSEEAVRAKIEKGTEVAGTAGAVAERDRSGDVVRRAVVQASGKTSVRVQREELFLAVNLLAPSARASLGELSPESFSSPERAMVYTLLRAHPEAAASEIAGAAGEAASYVNQLMLIGEEEFSGLEEGKLQQAAFEFARSVFLGSNQEIKDRLNLELQYAEQKGDDGLRAKLLDELKAIIDSEA